One Gopherus flavomarginatus isolate rGopFla2 chromosome 13, rGopFla2.mat.asm, whole genome shotgun sequence DNA window includes the following coding sequences:
- the LOC127033731 gene encoding centromere/kinetochore protein zw10 homolog, which produces MAALSPSLVGAVLAHSGRLEKEDLSSRIARLSRRVGELRGEVCNMINKKYNEFLPSMQSAEDLVTQVDSLSGNIDLLKSRIENEVRQDLNVAIAEFTELKQQLERDSLVLSVLKQLQEFDRAIKDYSTALLEKKYVAAARHLEKARSSLKMLESRKGFELKVLKALGTGLTVQTQNMLYHLGEEWRQMVLWKLPPSKEISSAETVMQMELHLCTMPLKEDELSGPPVASVLQAFAVLGELHTRLKLFGQLLLKYILKPLISYPSLRPLLEEQPDTVVLPFESAEPNLEHPSPVEVFGKITLVLEVLHKHLLNVSLDVCGENEKDSRVVLAEMLGDMVWEEISGCLIQECLVYSIPANSSKLEQYVEVIKSTEDFEKRLKNMGFLKGDATDLLKYARNVNSHFANKKCQDVIVAARKLMTSEIHNTVKITPDSSVAVPKLPDPGAGDHLKMQKASKMLHNELINLENETRLSQHTFSLPTCHISVSVEKLMELAYQTLLEATASTDQCCIQLFYSVRNIFHLFYDVVPIYHKENLQKLPQLAAIHHNNCMYIAHHLLTLGHQFRYRLTNILYDGAATFVDLVPGFRRLGMECFLAQMRVQKGELLERLSSARNFSNMDNEENCSAANKAARQVLHQLKRLGKVWQDVLPVNIYCKAMGTLLNTALSEIINRITALEDISAEDADRLHSLCRIMLEEGPLVFTPLLEENKNKKYQEEVPVYVQKWMMFKELMIILQANLQEIVDRWADGKGPLAAEFSPTEVKSLIRALFQNTERRAAALAKIK; this is translated from the exons ATGGCTGCTCTGTCCCCCTCGCTGGTGGGTGCGGTGCTGGCGCACTCGGGCCGGCTGGAGAAGGAGGATCTGAGCTCCCGGATCGCCCGGCTCTCCCGCCGCGTGGGGGAGCTGAGG GGAGAAGTCTGCAACATGATTAACAAGAAGTATAACGAGTTCCTCCCGAGCATGCAGAGCGCTGAGGACTTGGTGACACAAGTGGACAGTCTGTCCGGCAACATCGACCTACTGAAATCCAGGATCGAAAATGAG GTCCGGCAAGATCTGAACGTGGCCATTGCGGAATTTACTGAActgaagcagcagctggagcGAGACTCGTTAGTTCTGAGTGTGCTGAAACAGCTACAAGAG TTTGATAGGGCTATTAAAGACTATAGCACCGCATTACTGGAAAAGAAGTATGTGGCAGCAGCTCGCCATCTGGAAAAG GCACGAAGTAGTTTGAAAATGCTAGAATCCCGCAAAGGCTTTGAGCTGAAGGTTCTGAAGGCACTAGGCACGGGGCTGACGGTGCAGACCCAGAACATGCTCTATCACCTGGGAGAAGAGTGGCGGCAAATGGTTTTGTGGAAGCTTCCTCCGTCAAAAG AAATCAGCAGTGCAGAGACAGTGATGCAGATGGAGTTGCACTTATGCACCATGCCATTGAAGGAAGATGAGCTCTCTGGACCACCTGTTGCTTCTGTGCTCCAGGCATTTGCTGTGCTAGGAGAACTGCACACCAGGCTTAAACTTTTTG GCCAGTTACTGCTGAAGTACATCCTCAAGCCACTGATCTCTTATCCCTCCCTTCGTCCCCTGCTGGAGGAGCAGCCTGACACCGTCGTCTTGCCCTTTGAGTCTGCGGAGCCTAATCTGGAGCATCCATCCCCAGTGGAGGTTTTTGGCAAGATCACGCTGGTgcttgaagttcttcacaaacaCTTGTTGA ATGTCTCTCTCGATGTGTGTGGGGAAAACGAGAAGGACTCCAGAGTGGTATTGGCAGAGATGCTGGGTGACATGGTCTGGGAGGAGATATCTGGCTGCCTCATTCAGGAATGTCTGGTGTACTCGATTCCAGCAAACAGCAGCAAACTAGAGCAATACGTCGAG GTGATTAAATCCACTGAGGACTTTGAAAAACGCTTGAAGAACATGGGGTTTTTAAAAGGAGATGCCACGGACTTACTGAAATACGCCCGCAATGTCAATTCCCACTTTGCTAACAAAAAATGCCAGGACGTGATCGTGGCAGCCAGAAAGTTGATGACCTCAGAAATACACAACACTGTAAAG ATCACACCTGATTCCTCGGTAGCGGTACCAAAACTGCCTGACCCTGGGGCAGGTgatcatttaaaaatgcaaaaagccTCCAAAATGCTGCACAACGAGCTGATAAATTTGGAGAATGAGACCAGACTGAGCCAGCACACATTCTCTCTGCCTACCTGCCACATCAGTGTGTCTGTGGAGAAATTGATGGAGTTGGCTTATCAGACCCTGTTGGAGGCTACAGCCAGCACAGATCAGTG TTGTATCCAGCTCTTTTACTCAGTGCGAAATATCTTCCATTTGTTCTATGACGTCGTGCCAATTTATCACAA AGAGAACCTTCAGAAACTGCCCCAGCTCGCTGCCATTCATCACAACAACTGTATGTACATTGCCCACCACTTGCTGACCCTGGGGCATCAGTTCCGGTACCGCCTTACCAACATACTGTATGATGGAGCAGCTACTTTCGTAGATCTGGTACCTGGCTTTAGGAGACTCG GGATGGAGTGTTTTCTGGCCCAGATGCGTGTGCAGAAAGGAGAGCTGCTGGAGAGATTATCAAGTGCAAGGAACTTTTCCAACATGGACAATGAGGAAAACTGTTCTGCAGCCAACAAAGCAGCAAGGCAG GTTCTGCACCAGCTGAAGAGACTTGGCAAAGTATGGCAAGATGTGCTTCCGGTCAACATCTACTGCAAGGCCATGGGGACCTTACTGAACACAGCACTCAGCGAGATCATTAATAGAATCACTGCCCTCGAG GATATCTCTGCTGAGGACGCTGACAGATTGCACTCCCTGTGCAGGATCATGCTGGAAGAAGGACCTTTGGTGTTCACTCCATTACTGGAAGAGAACAAAAATAAGAAATACCAGGAGGAGGTTCCAGTCTATGTGCAGAAATGGATGATGTTCAAAGAGCTGATGATTATCCTGCAGGCCAATCTCCAAGAAATAGTAGATCG ATGGGCGGACGGCAAAGGGCCCCTTGCAGCTGAATTCTCCCCCACTGAGGTAAAGAGTTTAATCCGAGCCTTGTTCCAGAACACAGAGAGGAGAGCAGCGGCCCTTGCGAAAATTAAATAG